A region from the Rosa rugosa chromosome 6, drRosRugo1.1, whole genome shotgun sequence genome encodes:
- the LOC133713969 gene encoding uncharacterized protein LOC133713969: protein MVFLAHFCGSGGSAYRVLRIIWFQVTSGINRGSNYGHHMLYSGVVAEDREALISGVPSLSISLNWRKDESQENDFKDAVVVCLPLINAAIRDIEKGEFPKSCFLNIEIPSSPLSNKICVSEQLLNCLAWKNVIDTYC from the exons ATGGTGTTTTTAGCCCACTTTTGTGGTAGTGGTGGTTCAGCATACAGAGTGTTGAGAATAATATGGTTTCAGGTAACCAGTGGAATCAACCGGGGATCAAACTATGGCCATCACAT GTTGTACTCGGGTGTTGTTGCTGAAGATAGGGAGGCACTAATAAGTGGAGTGCCCTCTTTATCAATATCACTAAATTG GAGGAAGGATGAAAGTCAAGAAAATGATTTCAAAGATGCAGTTGTTGTTTGTTTACCTCTAATAAATGCAGCTATCAGGGATATTGAGAAGGGGGAATTCCCCAAGAGTTGCTTTCTGAATATAGAGATTCCTTCATCTCCTTTATCAAACAAGATTTGTGTTTCTGAACAATTGTTGAATTGTCTGGCCTGGAAAAACGTTATTGATACATATTGCTGA